The genomic window CAATAGTTGTTTTTCTCTTGGTGACAAATACATCCTTATCCACTTCCTTTACTAATGATAGATACGATTTAGTACTGACAAAATGATCAATGATCAACAAATGATCCACGAATTGTTCAAGCTGATACGCTTTTGCCAAGCTTTCACTCGCAAGATAGATGGCTTCTTCCTCAGGTACCAAATCTTCAACAGCTGTTTTTTTCACGGTTAGATCGATTTGATATTCTTTTGCTAGATCCATTAAAATCGTCATCCCCATCGTTTGGGAGCCTCGCCGCTTTTCTTGATACAGAAAAACAACTGTGATTCCCTCTTGTTTTTTGATTTCTCGTTTCTCTTTGATCTGTTCTTCAGCGATCGTTTGATGGAGTTGTTGTTTGATCAATGGTAGATACGATTCAACTTCTAAAAAATGCTCAACAGCAATGAGCTGGCTCTCTTTCGCTTTTTCTTTTGCTGTGGGGAGAAGTGCTTTTTGGACGATCACCAATTGTTTTTCATGATTCCTTAAATCGTAAATCGATCGATAATCAATAGGCATGTTTATCCCTTGTGCCATCAGCTTTTTCTTCAAAATAGCTGCGCCCATTGCGCTAGAACCCATCCCAGCATCACAAGCAAAGATGATTTGATTGATTGGTTCTTGATTCATCGGTTGGCTCCTTTCCGGAATGACTGACTCCCCAGGTTTTCTTTTTTCCATGAATAGTAGGGCACATATAAATGTAGCAAACGCACTGAGGACAATCCCCAAAATGACACCTGCAAATTGTGAAGGTGACGTATTTGCTAAAATAATCACCAATGATCCTGGGGAAACGGGTGCATTCAAACCACTGTCAAATAGTTGGAACACAAACGTTCCTGTTGCCCCACCGACCATGACTGCAAAAAAAAGAGCGGGTTGCATCAAGACAAAAGGAAAATAAATCTCGTGGATTCCTCCAATGGCTTGGATCATCAATGCACCGCCTGCTTTGAGACTTTTTTCTCGATCAGCAGCAAATAAAAATGCACTTAAAATCCCTATTCCAGGACCAGGATTGGCTTCCATCAAAAATAGAATCGAATGTCCTTCCTGTTGCGCCATTTCCATCCCTAAAGGTGTCAAGATCCCATGATTGATGACATTATTCAAAAAGAAGATTTTTAACGGTTCTAGTACTAAACTGACGACGGGCAATAAATGTTGCGCAATAAGCCAATGAACAAAGCGACCAACATAGGATAAGCTTCCTTCCACAAGTGGTTGGATCACTAGTATGCCTAAAAGACAAACAACACCACCAATTAGTCCAATCATCAAGTTATTCACTAACATCTCATAGCCAGGTTTGACTTTAGGGACCAACCAGCGATCTACCCGATAAAAAATGCCTCCCGTAATCAGACCGATGATCATCGCGCCAAATATTTGTGGCAGATCAGAAACGACGACCATCCCAATAACCGCAACACCGCCTGCTACCGCCGCTTTTTGATCAAAAATCTTTGCCCCAGAATAACTGATCAAAATGGGCAGTAACAGATAGATCAACCAGTCAGTAACATGAACCAGTGTCTGTTTTAAATCCCCTGATGTGATCGTTGTCAGAATCGATAACAAACCCCAAGCAATAAAAATACTAAGATTTGGCATGATCATTTGTTTAAAATAATGTAATAACTGGCGAAATCCTTTCAATTTCGAGCCATAATGAGCAGGAAGCGCATTCAAATTCTCCCCCACGTTGACCACCTGCCCTTTCTTGTTCAGCAGACTGCGCTTTCGCTTTTTTCAGATAGCTCTATTCTAACAGTTTCTGTTATCTTTTTTCCACAAAAAAAATTGGGCAAGTAACATCTGTTACTGCCCAATCTTTGAAATAGGATCTATGGTGAGGTGGTGATAAGCAGTGATTAGCGAAGATGTATATTTTTGATCACCGTTTATCGAGGTATTTGTCTAAATTGTAATAAATCTTTTATTCGATTCTAGAAAATGATCACTACTTGATGACACTGATTTTTTCTTAAATAAGAACAGTCATTGTGGCTGCTACTAAAATAAGGACCAAACCAATGATCGTGACGGTCATTTCTTTTTTCGTTTTCTTTTGTCCTAAGAACCAGATACCGGTCAATGTTGCTAGAACGACCGAAGTTTGAGACAAGATAAAGCCAGTAGCTAACCCATTCATATTAGGTTGAGCTGAGATCAAATAAGTCAAAGCGGCAAAAGCGAAAAAGAAGCCAGAAAAAATTTGTTTGTAAGAAACAATTTCAGTGAAAGCTGATTTTTCGTGTCCTTTCATACTTAATACGGCCGTATAGATGACTGCTACCAAAACCATACCGATTGCTTGTGGCAAGAAAGCGTGCATTCCATCGATCGATGTTGCTTGAGGTGCGGCTGAATATGCCCAATAACCAATTTCACCGACTGCTAATAATAAAACAGCTTTCTTCAATAAACTGCTGTTTTCCTTGGTTTTTTTCTCGGTCCAAACAGTCATCCATGCGCCTAAAATTATCAAGACCAATGCTAAGCCACCAAGCACTTTAGCTGTTGTTCCTGGCCAATTGCCTAACGCAAACACGCCCCATAAGGAAGCTCCTAGTAGTTGAAAAGCTGTCGTGATCGGCATCGCGCGAGACGAACCAATCAACGTGAAGGATTGGAAGGTAATGATTTGAGCAGTTGCCCAACCAACACCTGAAAGAATAGAAAACACTAGATCCATTCCAGATGGCAATGCCATCCCATTGATCATGGCAAAAATAAGTGCAAATATCAAAGTTCCTATCGTTGATCCTAGAATTTGGTTTACAGGACGGCCGCCGATTTTCGAAGCAATCGTTGGATAAAGCCCCCACCCTAATAATGGCCCTAAACCGATCAATAATGCTGTTGCATTCATTCGTTACATCTCCTTTTTTAGAATACGACGCCACTTTCTAATAAAATATTCGCATACGGCGTCATTTCACCTGTGCGAATAAACGCGTGACAATTGTTTAACTCTGCTTTCATTTCACTATGTGGGATAAAAGTAATCGGTGTATCCGGCATTTCTTTTTGGATTTCTGAAAGAATAGCAGGATTCTCTTTTTTGATTTCTTCTGCTAAATAAATGCGCTGTACAGCTAATTCTGATAATACATTGCGTAAAACTTCCATAAAGCTAGGAACACCTTGTGTGACTGCCAGATCGATTTTTTCAGTCGTCATCGGTACAGGCATCCCTGCATCCCCAATGCTTAATTTATCAAAATGTCCCATTTGAGCAATCACTCGTGAGATATCTGAATTGATTACTTTTGTTTTCTTCATTGTTGTTTCATCCTTTCGTCAATCAAATTAATTCATGTTTATACGGAATCGAAGGTTGTGCGCCAAAACGTTGAACCGTTAAAGAAGAGGCTTGATTTCCATAGCGGATGGCTTCTTCTAAGTTACTGAAATCTTTCGTTAATACACTACTCATCGCTCCGATAAATGTATCACCGGCAGCCGTTGTATCCACCGCATGGACTTTAAAAGCTGGCACGATCCCACTTGCACCATCAGCAATATCGTAGTAGGCGCCTTTGCTGCCGATCGTAATGATCACGGCTTCAATTCCTAATCCATGAAAGACTTGTGCCGCCTCTTTCAAACTCTTTTCATCGGTAATGGTAATACCTGTTAAGATTTCCGTTTCTGTTTCATTTGGAATGATCATGTCTGTCACTGCTAATAACTCGTCAGGAACGTTTTCTAGAGCAGGTGCGGGATTCAAAATCGTTCTCACTCCATTAGCCCGGGCAATCCGGAATGCTTCGACCGTTGGTTCTATAGCGCTTTCAAACTGGGCAATAATAAAATCGCTTTTTTGGATGATTTCTTTATTTTCTTGAACTTGTGCTACGGTAAACGCGTTGTTTGCACCAGCATGGATCATGATGCTGTTTTCGCCTTGATCATCAACAATGATATAGGCTTGACCAGTCGCTTGATTGTCTAATGTCGCTACACCACTTATATCGATTTCTTCTTGTTCAAGCAATTCTGTCATCGTTTTTCCTGCTTCATCTCTTCCAACGCCACCAATAAAGTAAGTTTTTGCATCAGAACGTCTGGCAGCAACAGCCTGATTCGCTCCTTTACCTCCGCCAGCTGAAAAAGTTTCTTTCGTGTGGATCGTTTCACCCGGTTTTGGCATGTAGGTCACACGAATCGTCCGATCTAAATTGATACTTCCGATAACTGTAACAGTATTCATCGTTTCCCTCTCCTTTTGGAAAAATCTTTAAAACGTTTTATTAAAACGTTTTAACTCTACGACAAGAATATAACATACTTTGTAAGTGATTTCAAGAAGTGATATTTTTCCAATGAAATTTCATTCACTGTCTTTGGTTTATTGATAAAAAAAACGAGGACCCCGAAAATTTGAAAATCGATTTTCGGGGTTCTCGGAGCTGAACACTTCTGTCACAACTTTTTTCCTATTCTTTTTCTCCTGGTTCAGAAGCGATGATCGACAATTCGCCTTGAACTTTCCACTCTGTGATATCGCTTGGTAAAATCGCACTTGTTCCTTTTTCTAACGGATATGTTTGATTGTCTACGACCAATTCGCCTGCCCCATCGATCACTGTCATCAATGTATAAGGCGCTTGTTTTTTGAAGGATGTGATTCCTTTGATGTCCCATTCGTAAACATTGAAAAATTCTGTTTCCACATAAGTCACGATCGAAGAGTTTCCTTGACGGATCTCTTTGATCTGCAATTCAGGGGCTTGTGCTGGCACGGTTGTCACATCGATCGATTGTTGGATGTGTAATTCTCGTGTGTTCCCTTGGTCATCTTTACGATCATAATCGTATACACGATAAGTCGTATCTGAGCTTTGTTGTGTTTCTAAGATCATGATCCCTTTACCGATGGCATGGATCGTTCCACTTGGAACATAGAAAAAATCACCTTTTTTGACAGGAACTTTTTTCAACAGATCATCCCAGCGACCGTCTTTGATCATTTCAGCTAGCTCTTCTCGAGTTTTTGCATGGTGACCATAAATGATTTCTGCTCCTGGTTCCGCATCAATGATGTACCAGCATTCTGTTTTTCCTAACTCGCCTTCATGCTTCATACCATAAGCGTCATCAGGATGTACTTGGACAGATAGATCATCTTCTGCATCTAGGATCTTGATCAATAAAGGAAAAACAGGTTCCGTTGGTTGACCGAACAATTCTTTATGTTCTTTCCATAGATCATCTAATTTCCAACCTTTGAATGGGCCATTTTCAACGACACTGACGCCATGAGGATGTGCGCTGATCGCCCAATCCTCTCCAATTTTATCGTTTGGGATATCAAAGCCAAAAACACTACGTAATCGACTGCCTCCCCAGATTTTTTCTTGAAAAACAGGTTTTAAAAATAATGGTTCTTGCATACGTCAAACTCCTCTCGATTTTCAATGCTATTATAGCATTATTTTCAGTGTAACGCTTTCTCTTCTAAATAAATTTCAATGATTTCATCGCGACATTGAAGATATGCTTCACGATGATCGTTTGGATGCAAGCGATTCGATAAAAAGATGAACGCTTCTTGGTCGATCGGATCGATCAGGAAAAAGGTTCCTGTATACCCTGTATGGAACAATAGTGGATGTCCATCTTTTTTATCTTGTTTTAGATCCCATCCTAGTGAACGACCACCTTTTCCAGTCGGGGTATGATCCGCTAATAACGAACGGATCGTTGTTTCCTCTAAAAAATGGCCTGCATCAAGTTTGCCATAACGGAGATACATTTGGACGAATTTCTGACAATCCGCCAGATCAATAAATAGACCTGCATTTCCCGCATGTTCTGCCAATACTCGCGCTTTTGGATCATGTGTCAAGCCATGGATCACCTCACCAGAAGGGAGTTGTTCAGTCGGAACGATCTTTTCTGAAGGACGGGGTAAGAACAAGCTGTTCATCATGCCTAATGGTGCCAATACTTGTTCTTCAAAAAGCACGACTGCATCTTCTTGAAAAATCTCCTCTAACATCAAGCCTAATAAAATCGTGCCTGCATCCGTATAACGGACGTCTATCCCTAATTGATCGCCAGGTTGAAGTTTTAAGTAAGCTGCAATCAACTCGGATTGTGAAAGACGATCTCGATCCGGAATAAATGTTTGGATGTCTGAGGTATGCGTCAACAAATGACGAATCGTGATCGTTTGATTCTCAAAAGTTGGCAAATACGTATGCAACGGTTCATCTAATTCGATTTTTCCATCTTCGAGCAATCGCAAGACAAGACTTGTCGTTGCTATCACTTTTGTCAGTGAAGCCGCATCAAAGAGTAAGTCTTCTGTCATCGGTTTAGTTGTCGGAATGATTCGTGCATCACCTGCGATCACCTTTTCAACCTCTTCTCCTTTGATAAAAGCGGCAACGATTCCTGGGTAATATCCCTCATTCATTTTTTTTAGTATCGCTTCTTTTGTTTTAGGGTACATAGTTTCTCCTTGTTTGTCTCTGGATGTACTTATTTTTCTATCCAAGCATAATTCTTTCTTCGATCAGAATCAATTGTTTTTCATGTTTGATCCGCTATTTAACTTCTGGAATAAAAAAAGCAGGAAATCCTCAGCCTCAGCTGAACTTTTCCTGCTTTTTCCAACGGTCGAGCAATCGACAAAGCCTAGCAACTGTTCATTGGATGATATTGGTTGCTTTTGTTTCGTCTACGAACCACCATTCGATGCCGACAGCATCATACAAAGTCAAAACTTTTTGTTTTTTGTCGATGTAAAAATCAATCGTTTCTTTGTTCAAATGTTCAATCAAACGTTGCATACTTTCTGGATCAATGACAAATTTCAAAAAGTCTAATCCTAGGACCTCATCCGTCGGTAAGGCGATCACTGGGCTGTCAGATTGAGTCAGTCCTACATGAAAATCACCTTTATTCAAGATAAATTCTTTTTCTTCCTCTTTATGGACGGTCAAACCTAAAAGTTCTGATAGAAACTCTTGTTCCTTTTCCATATCTAAGACGTTTAGGTGGACTTTTTGGAAATAAGTACCAGCGGATAATTTCGTGAAGCGCTCATTTGATTGTCGCAATAGTGCTTCTTGATCTAATTGTTCCACCGCTTGTTGCTGTAAAGCTTCTGGTGCCTCATGATAGATCTCTAAAAAGTTACCTTCAGGATCTTTTAATAAGATACCGATGCGTCCGTCACTTTCCAATGCTTCTTCGATCGTTTGATTCGTTTGACGAATGCGGTAAAGCACATCTGCCATCTCCTCTAACGTTGGAATGATCAAAGAAAAACGATTGAGCTTTTTGACTTCCCCAAAGTGATCATTTGCTCGTGGACTTTCCTCTAATAATAACAGCTCGCTGTCATTTTCTACCGTACCGAAAATCGCTAATTCATTTTCTTCCCTCTTTAAATCAAAACCGATCGTGTCTTTATAAAATTCGATCATTTTATCACGGTCTTTTACACGTATTGCAATACTTTTCAAATAAGTAGTAGACCCCAAATCAAAAACTTTCATAATTTCTTGCTCCCCTCTACGTTAAGCTTTATTTTAACGATGCTTCTCTTTTCTTTCAAGCAATATCTTAGTTTTTGTTGAATTAATTCTCAGATTGTCTTATTTTTCATCTAATTATCCGATTCGGCAGACAAAAAATCTTCTTTATGTAAAAAAAGCGGCGTCTTTTCGATAAAACTTTTTATCTTTCAAACGCCGCTTTGATAACCCTATAAGGATTATTATAACCTATTATATCTTATTATGAAGCTTCTTCTGTAAACTGACTGTTGTATAGATCTGCATAAAACCCATCTTTTTCCATGAGCGTATCATGATTGCCTGTTTCAACGATCGAGCCTTGATTCATCACGATGATATTATCCGCATCACGAATCGTTGATAGGCGATGAGCTACTACAAAGCTGGTACGGTTTTTCAATAAGCGGTTCATCGCTTTTTGGATCAAGATCTCCGTACGTGTATCAACACTTGATGTTGCTTCATCTAGGATCAAGACATCTGGATTTGCTAAGAAAGCTCGAGCAATCGTGATCAATTGACGTTGCCCTTGTGAGATATTACTTGCATCTTCGTTTAATATCGTATCATAACCATCAGGCAATTTACGAACAAATTCATCAACATGGGCAGCTTTAGCGGCTTCGATCACTTGTTCATCTGTCGCATCATCATTCCCATATTTGATATTATCATAAATCGTTCCAGTAAACAGCCATGTGTCTTGAAGGACCATTGAAAACTGGGCACGTAAAACATCACGAGAAACGTCTCTCGTATCGACACCGTCATAACGGATACTTCCGCCTGAAACATCATAAAAACGTTCCAATAAATTGATCAAGGTCGTTTTACCAGCACCAGTCGGACCAACGATTGCAACCATTTCTCCCGGCTTCACATCCAGATTGAAATCCTTCATCAATAAATGGTCTGGTGTATAACCAAACTGTACATTTTCAAAACGAACTTTGTACGGTGTGTTTTCTTCGACTGGAAGACCAGATTTTTCATTCGTCATTTCTTCTTCGTCTAAGACTTCAAAGACACGTTCGGCAGAAGCGACTGTTGATTGGATCGTATTCATCAAGCTTGCCAATTGTGTGATTGGTTGAGAAAATTGTGTCGTATATTGTAGGAATGCTTGCACATCCCCTAATGCCATATTCCCATTTGCTACTTTGATCCCACCGAGAACAGCCACAAAGACGTAACCTAGATTTTTGACGAAGTTCATCAGTGGCATGATGATTGCTGAGATAAACTGCGCTTTCCAACCAGCAGCATATAAGTTTTGATTTTCAATTTCAAAGACTGCTTGGTCTTTTGCTGTATGGTTAAACGTTTGGACGATCGTATGTCCTGCATAAGTTTCCTCTACTTGGTTGTTTAGCAACCCTAAACTCTTTTGTTGATCTGCGAAGAAAACTTGTGACTTGGGTGCAATGACCATGACAATGATCAAACTTAATGGAATCATCAACAATGCCACTAATGTCAATTGCCAGCTGATGGATAACATCATGACGATGACCCCGATCAGTGTGACTGCACTTGTAACAAATTGAGTCAAGTTTTGTTGTAAAGTGCTGGCAATGTTGTCCATGTCATTGATTGCTCGAGACATGATATCACCATTCGTATGTGTATCATAGTAAGAGATCGGTACACGGTTCATTTTTGTCTCTAAATCATGGCGTAACTCATAGACCGTACGTTGAGATACGCGTGTCATGATGAACTGTTGTAAGAAGTTGAACACTGCCGAAATCAAATACATCACAATAACTGTCGCAATGATCTGAGCAATCTTGTCAAAATCGATCGGGAATTTCGTGACTTGTTGCCCTTCTTGCATTTGTCTTGCACCAAGCATGACGCCGTTGAAGATTTCTGTTGTTGCTTTCCCTAAGACTTTTGGTGTTTGGATCTGGAAGACGACAGCTGCAATCGCTAAGACAAATACAGCGATGATCGCTACTGAACGCTTAGACATATAGCCAAATAACCGTCGAACAGTCCCCCAAAAGTTTTTTGCTTTTTCTCCTTTAGCACCAATGTTTCGTCCTGGTCCACCACCCATTGGGCCTTGAGGAGGTCGGTTGTTTGTTTTGCTCATGCTAAATCCTCCTCTCTCAATTGTGAGTTGACGATTTCTTTGTAGGTTTCATTTGTCGCTAATAACTCTTTGTGCGTGCCTTTTCCGACAAGTTTTCCTTCATCTAGTACTAAGATCGTATCTGCATCCATGACTGTACTTACTCGTTGAGCCACTAAGACAGTGATACTTTCTTTCATATTTTCTTTTAGTGCTTGACGAAGTTTCGCATCTGTTTTGAAGTCTAATGCGGAGAATGAATCATCAAAGACATAGATGTCTGCTTCTTTTACTAAGGCACGAGCGATTGCTAAACGTTGTCTTTGACCACCAGAGAAATTCCCGCCACCTTGTTCTACGTGACTGTCTAATCCATCTTCAAGTTCAGAGACAAAATCTTTTGCTTGAGCGATCTCTAAGGCTTTCCAGATCATCTCATCTGTTGCATCCTCTTTTCCGTATTGCATATTTTCACGGATCGTTCCGGAAAACAGAACAGCTTTTTGAGGGACAAAGCCCATCAATTCACGCAAGTTGTATTGCGTCATGTCAGAAATACTCGTTCCATTGATGGCGATCTCACCAGATTCGATATCATATAAACGTGGGATCAAGTTCACTAATGTCGTTTTTCCTGAACCTGTTCCGCCAATGATAGCGACGATATCTCCGGATGATGCGTCAAAGTCAATATTTTCCAATGCTAGTTTTTCTGCACCGTGGTAACGGTAATCAACTTGCTTGAATGACAACGTTGCATCTTTGCCCGCTAAACCGACTGTTTTTGGTTGTTCTGGGTCAACGATACCAGCATCTTCTTCCAACACTTCATTGATCCGATCAGCCGAAGCTTGGGCACGAGGAACCATGATAAAGATGGCGGACAGCATCATGAAACTAATCAAGATCTGCATCGCATAGGTCATGAAGGCAATCAGATTTCCGACCTCTAATGTCATATCTGCTATGTAGTGCCCACCAAACCAAGTGATTGCTACGTTCGTTCCACTCATGATCAACGTCATCAACGGCATCATCAATGCGACGATCGTGTTGACTTTGATTGCCGTATTTGTATAATCCTTATTCGCCATGTCAAAACGATTTTCTTCAAAACGCGTTTTGTCGAATGCTCGGATCACACGTACACCTGTTAATCCTTCACGAAAAACAAGGTTTAAACGGTCAGTTTTCTTTTGCATACTTTTGAATAGAGGAACTG from Enterococcus sp. DIV1094 includes these protein-coding regions:
- a CDS encoding PTS transporter subunit EIIC, with the protein product MIMPNLSIFIAWGLLSILTTITSGDLKQTLVHVTDWLIYLLLPILISYSGAKIFDQKAAVAGGVAVIGMVVVSDLPQIFGAMIIGLITGGIFYRVDRWLVPKVKPGYEMLVNNLMIGLIGGVVCLLGILVIQPLVEGSLSYVGRFVHWLIAQHLLPVVSLVLEPLKIFFLNNVINHGILTPLGMEMAQQEGHSILFLMEANPGPGIGILSAFLFAADREKSLKAGGALMIQAIGGIHEIYFPFVLMQPALFFAVMVGGATGTFVFQLFDSGLNAPVSPGSLVIILANTSPSQFAGVILGIVLSAFATFICALLFMEKRKPGESVIPERSQPMNQEPINQIIFACDAGMGSSAMGAAILKKKLMAQGINMPIDYRSIYDLRNHEKQLVIVQKALLPTAKEKAKESQLIAVEHFLEVESYLPLIKQQLHQTIAEEQIKEKREIKKQEGITVVFLYQEKRRGSQTMGMTILMDLAKEYQIDLTVKKTAVEDLVPEEEAIYLASESLAKAYQLEQFVDHLLIIDHFVSTKSYLSLVKEVDKDVFVTKRKTTIDRTHQ
- the rbsU gene encoding ribose/proton symporter RbsU; translated protein: MNATALLIGLGPLLGWGLYPTIASKIGGRPVNQILGSTIGTLIFALIFAMINGMALPSGMDLVFSILSGVGWATAQIITFQSFTLIGSSRAMPITTAFQLLGASLWGVFALGNWPGTTAKVLGGLALVLIILGAWMTVWTEKKTKENSSLLKKAVLLLAVGEIGYWAYSAAPQATSIDGMHAFLPQAIGMVLVAVIYTAVLSMKGHEKSAFTEIVSYKQIFSGFFFAFAALTYLISAQPNMNGLATGFILSQTSVVLATLTGIWFLGQKKTKKEMTVTIIGLVLILVAATMTVLI
- the rbsD gene encoding D-ribose pyranase — encoded protein: MKKTKVINSDISRVIAQMGHFDKLSIGDAGMPVPMTTEKIDLAVTQGVPSFMEVLRNVLSELAVQRIYLAEEIKKENPAILSEIQKEMPDTPITFIPHSEMKAELNNCHAFIRTGEMTPYANILLESGVVF
- the rbsK gene encoding ribokinase, whose product is MNTVTVIGSINLDRTIRVTYMPKPGETIHTKETFSAGGGKGANQAVAARRSDAKTYFIGGVGRDEAGKTMTELLEQEEIDISGVATLDNQATGQAYIIVDDQGENSIMIHAGANNAFTVAQVQENKEIIQKSDFIIAQFESAIEPTVEAFRIARANGVRTILNPAPALENVPDELLAVTDMIIPNETETEILTGITITDEKSLKEAAQVFHGLGIEAVIITIGSKGAYYDIADGASGIVPAFKVHAVDTTAAGDTFIGAMSSVLTKDFSNLEEAIRYGNQASSLTVQRFGAQPSIPYKHELI
- the manA gene encoding mannose-6-phosphate isomerase, class I, which encodes MQEPLFLKPVFQEKIWGGSRLRSVFGFDIPNDKIGEDWAISAHPHGVSVVENGPFKGWKLDDLWKEHKELFGQPTEPVFPLLIKILDAEDDLSVQVHPDDAYGMKHEGELGKTECWYIIDAEPGAEIIYGHHAKTREELAEMIKDGRWDDLLKKVPVKKGDFFYVPSGTIHAIGKGIMILETQQSSDTTYRVYDYDRKDDQGNTRELHIQQSIDVTTVPAQAPELQIKEIRQGNSSIVTYVETEFFNVYEWDIKGITSFKKQAPYTLMTVIDGAGELVVDNQTYPLEKGTSAILPSDITEWKVQGELSIIASEPGEKE
- a CDS encoding serine hydrolase domain-containing protein, which encodes MYPKTKEAILKKMNEGYYPGIVAAFIKGEEVEKVIAGDARIIPTTKPMTEDLLFDAASLTKVIATTSLVLRLLEDGKIELDEPLHTYLPTFENQTITIRHLLTHTSDIQTFIPDRDRLSQSELIAAYLKLQPGDQLGIDVRYTDAGTILLGLMLEEIFQEDAVVLFEEQVLAPLGMMNSLFLPRPSEKIVPTEQLPSGEVIHGLTHDPKARVLAEHAGNAGLFIDLADCQKFVQMYLRYGKLDAGHFLEETTIRSLLADHTPTGKGGRSLGWDLKQDKKDGHPLLFHTGYTGTFFLIDPIDQEAFIFLSNRLHPNDHREAYLQCRDEIIEIYLEEKALH
- a CDS encoding VOC family protein translates to MKVFDLGSTTYLKSIAIRVKDRDKMIEFYKDTIGFDLKREENELAIFGTVENDSELLLLEESPRANDHFGEVKKLNRFSLIIPTLEEMADVLYRIRQTNQTIEEALESDGRIGILLKDPEGNFLEIYHEAPEALQQQAVEQLDQEALLRQSNERFTKLSAGTYFQKVHLNVLDMEKEQEFLSELLGLTVHKEEEKEFILNKGDFHVGLTQSDSPVIALPTDEVLGLDFLKFVIDPESMQRLIEHLNKETIDFYIDKKQKVLTLYDAVGIEWWFVDETKATNIIQ
- a CDS encoding ABC transporter ATP-binding protein, whose product is MSKTNNRPPQGPMGGGPGRNIGAKGEKAKNFWGTVRRLFGYMSKRSVAIIAVFVLAIAAVVFQIQTPKVLGKATTEIFNGVMLGARQMQEGQQVTKFPIDFDKIAQIIATVIVMYLISAVFNFLQQFIMTRVSQRTVYELRHDLETKMNRVPISYYDTHTNGDIMSRAINDMDNIASTLQQNLTQFVTSAVTLIGVIVMMLSISWQLTLVALLMIPLSLIIVMVIAPKSQVFFADQQKSLGLLNNQVEETYAGHTIVQTFNHTAKDQAVFEIENQNLYAAGWKAQFISAIIMPLMNFVKNLGYVFVAVLGGIKVANGNMALGDVQAFLQYTTQFSQPITQLASLMNTIQSTVASAERVFEVLDEEEMTNEKSGLPVEENTPYKVRFENVQFGYTPDHLLMKDFNLDVKPGEMVAIVGPTGAGKTTLINLLERFYDVSGGSIRYDGVDTRDVSRDVLRAQFSMVLQDTWLFTGTIYDNIKYGNDDATDEQVIEAAKAAHVDEFVRKLPDGYDTILNEDASNISQGQRQLITIARAFLANPDVLILDEATSSVDTRTEILIQKAMNRLLKNRTSFVVAHRLSTIRDADNIIVMNQGSIVETGNHDTLMEKDGFYADLYNSQFTEEAS
- a CDS encoding ABC transporter ATP-binding protein, translated to MLKIVKRISLTSAIAATVFMVIQVLADLYLPTLTSNIIDKGVAKGDVDYIWQTGFVMIGFSLISIFAAIANTFFATRESQKLGKQLRTEVYQKAENLTKDKFDKYGTASLITRTTNDVTQIQLVMQMFLRMMINAPITLVGASILAYQKDHELTRIFLVVIPVMVILIGGIMYFAVPLFKSMQKKTDRLNLVFREGLTGVRVIRAFDKTRFEENRFDMANKDYTNTAIKVNTIVALMMPLMTLIMSGTNVAITWFGGHYIADMTLEVGNLIAFMTYAMQILISFMMLSAIFIMVPRAQASADRINEVLEEDAGIVDPEQPKTVGLAGKDATLSFKQVDYRYHGAEKLALENIDFDASSGDIVAIIGGTGSGKTTLVNLIPRLYDIESGEIAINGTSISDMTQYNLRELMGFVPQKAVLFSGTIRENMQYGKEDATDEMIWKALEIAQAKDFVSELEDGLDSHVEQGGGNFSGGQRQRLAIARALVKEADIYVFDDSFSALDFKTDAKLRQALKENMKESITVLVAQRVSTVMDADTILVLDEGKLVGKGTHKELLATNETYKEIVNSQLREEDLA